From Paenibacillus graminis, a single genomic window includes:
- a CDS encoding helix-turn-helix transcriptional regulator, which yields MSTQTRLQALSDFLKARRAAISPASAGLPQGTRRRTPGLRREEVAQLAGVSNTWYTWLEQGRDIKVSPNVLDCISGALQLTKDERSYLFALALENGAGPADYPQEEVSVISPSLQKILQELTTCPTIISDRRCNIVGWNEAAAHVFLDFAMLPQEERNMISLLFVRKEFKRLAVNWQQFVRGFLSIFRAYYGQYVEDRWYDDFIAEMKDRHPEFHPLWEESRVSSAPDVVLEFRHAKAGKMLFHLTSLQVHGSTDLRCSIYTPAGDSNTEAKLRMLMEQQV from the coding sequence ATGTCTACCCAAACAAGGCTTCAGGCATTATCGGATTTTCTGAAGGCACGGCGGGCGGCGATATCACCGGCTTCCGCTGGACTGCCCCAAGGCACACGGAGGCGGACCCCCGGTCTGCGCAGAGAAGAGGTAGCACAGCTCGCCGGAGTGAGCAATACCTGGTATACCTGGCTGGAGCAAGGGCGGGACATAAAGGTATCGCCAAACGTACTGGATTGTATTTCCGGCGCTTTGCAGCTGACCAAAGATGAACGGAGCTATCTATTTGCCCTGGCACTGGAGAATGGGGCCGGACCTGCCGATTATCCGCAGGAGGAGGTCTCCGTGATCAGCCCTTCCCTGCAGAAGATCCTTCAGGAGCTGACTACCTGTCCGACGATTATCTCTGACCGCCGCTGCAACATTGTGGGCTGGAATGAAGCAGCGGCGCATGTTTTTCTGGATTTTGCCATGCTGCCGCAGGAGGAGCGGAATATGATCTCTCTATTGTTCGTCCGGAAGGAATTCAAGCGCCTCGCCGTGAACTGGCAGCAGTTCGTCAGAGGATTTCTATCCATATTCCGGGCATATTACGGCCAGTATGTGGAGGATCGCTGGTATGATGACTTCATTGCAGAGATGAAGGACCGGCATCCGGAGTTCCATCCGCTGTGGGAGGAAAGCCGGGTCAGCTCGGCTCCGGATGTGGTTCTTGAATTCCGTCATGCCAAAGCCGGGAAAATGCTGTTTCATTTGACCTCGCTTCAAGTTCACGGCAGTACGGATCTGCGGTGCAGCATCTATACCCCGGCGGGGGATTCCAATACCGAAGCCAAGCTCAGAATGCTGATGGAACAGCAGGTTTAA
- the fabF gene encoding beta-ketoacyl-ACP synthase II yields the protein MERVVITGMGLTSPLGNTVDQFWNRLAAGESGISPITTFDTTHFKTKIAGAVQDFDPEARFGRKDARRMDRFSQFALAAAEDAWAQSGLRLDKIDRERFGVYVGSGVGGIQTLMEQGDVLRSRGPERISPTLIPMLISNMAAAMISIKLGALGPTLSPVTACSIGNTAIGEAFRLIRYGGADVIIAGGAEAAITEISLASFGNATALSTHNDEPHKASRPFDMNRDGFVIGEGSGIVILEALSHALRRNAIIYGEVIGYGASSDAYHMVATHPEGIGAYQAMKLAFKESGVNPGEVDMISAHATSTLVGDRSETMAIKKLFGDQAYRIPVTANKSMTGHALGGAGGLEAIALVKSIREGIIPPTINLEVPDEVCDLDYVPNTARQADINIGISNSFGFGGHNAVIVLRKYTEG from the coding sequence ATGGAACGTGTAGTGATTACCGGCATGGGCTTAACCTCGCCGCTGGGAAATACAGTTGATCAGTTCTGGAACCGGCTGGCGGCAGGTGAATCGGGGATCTCTCCGATCACCACCTTTGATACCACACATTTCAAAACAAAAATCGCCGGAGCCGTGCAGGATTTCGATCCGGAGGCCCGGTTTGGCCGCAAGGATGCCCGGCGGATGGACCGGTTCAGCCAGTTCGCATTGGCCGCCGCTGAAGACGCCTGGGCCCAATCCGGGCTCCGGCTGGACAAGATCGACCGTGAGCGGTTTGGCGTGTATGTAGGCTCCGGGGTCGGCGGGATTCAGACCTTGATGGAGCAAGGCGATGTGCTGCGCTCACGCGGGCCGGAAAGGATCAGCCCCACACTGATCCCGATGCTCATCTCCAATATGGCAGCAGCGATGATCAGCATCAAGCTGGGAGCGCTCGGCCCCACACTCTCTCCGGTGACTGCCTGTTCCATTGGCAATACGGCCATAGGTGAAGCGTTCCGGCTGATCCGTTACGGCGGTGCCGATGTAATAATTGCCGGAGGCGCTGAAGCGGCAATTACCGAAATTTCGCTGGCCAGCTTCGGAAATGCGACTGCCCTGTCCACCCATAATGATGAGCCGCACAAAGCGAGCCGCCCTTTTGACATGAACCGTGACGGGTTTGTTATCGGGGAAGGCAGCGGAATTGTTATCCTGGAGGCTTTATCCCATGCATTGCGGCGGAATGCCATCATTTACGGCGAGGTGATCGGCTATGGTGCCAGCTCGGATGCCTACCACATGGTGGCTACCCATCCGGAAGGAATTGGAGCTTATCAGGCAATGAAGCTGGCGTTCAAGGAGTCTGGAGTCAATCCGGGTGAAGTGGATATGATCAGCGCCCATGCCACCAGCACCCTTGTTGGCGACCGGTCAGAGACGATGGCAATCAAAAAGCTGTTCGGAGACCAGGCCTACCGAATTCCCGTTACTGCCAATAAATCTATGACCGGACATGCCCTGGGCGGAGCAGGGGGCCTTGAAGCCATTGCCCTGGTTAAGAGTATCCGGGAAGGTATCATCCCTCCTACTATTAATCTGGAGGTGCCGGATGAAGTCTGTGATCTGGATTATGTGCCGAACACCGCCCGCCAGGCAGACATTAACATCGGGATCAGCAATTCCTTTGGCTTCGGCGGCCATAATGCCGTTATTGTGCTGCGGAAGTATACAGAAGGATAA
- a CDS encoding glycoside hydrolase family 43 protein, with the protein MKKRTFISLVSLSLITACSGKTPEFSNVSVHDPSVIKVDETYYVFGSHLASAKSKDLMSWTQLSSGVDDGNVLIPNVTEELSETFSWAQSDTLWAPDVIQLPDGKFYMYYDACRGDSPLSAMGIAVSDKIEGPYKNKGIILKSGMAGTGDDGEIYDATVKPNVVDPDVFFDKNGKLWMVYGSYSGGIFILELDSGTGFPLPGQGYGKKLLGGNHARIEGPYMLYSPETDYYYLFLSYGGLDANGGYNIRVARSKNPDGPFEDSEGKAMIDAQGTPGKLFDDPVYSPYGVKLMGSFEFVNTGEEPEASGAGYVSPGHNSAYYDAKSGQYYLIFHTRFPGRGEEHEVRVHQMFMNKQGWPVVAPHRYSGEIIGKYTAGEISGGYVFINHGKDITADIAESEPIELTVDGKITGAVTGTWKLAGDHTAELTIDGTVYNGVFLLEWNEAAGSQVMTFTAVSAEGVSLWGSHAAVVKK; encoded by the coding sequence ATGAAAAAGAGAACTTTTATATCATTGGTATCGTTATCCCTGATAACTGCATGCAGCGGCAAAACTCCGGAATTTAGTAATGTCTCTGTACATGATCCGTCTGTAATCAAGGTTGACGAAACGTATTATGTGTTCGGCTCCCACCTCGCTTCCGCCAAATCCAAGGATCTGATGTCCTGGACCCAGCTCTCTTCAGGTGTGGACGACGGGAATGTGCTGATCCCCAACGTAACTGAGGAATTAAGCGAAACTTTTAGCTGGGCCCAGTCTGACACGCTGTGGGCACCTGATGTCATTCAGCTCCCGGACGGTAAGTTCTATATGTATTATGACGCCTGCAGGGGAGATTCCCCGCTGTCGGCGATGGGGATTGCTGTTTCCGACAAGATTGAAGGGCCATACAAGAACAAGGGGATTATTCTCAAATCCGGCATGGCTGGCACCGGGGATGACGGAGAAATATATGATGCTACAGTGAAGCCGAATGTGGTGGACCCTGATGTGTTTTTTGACAAGAACGGCAAGCTGTGGATGGTGTACGGCTCCTATTCCGGAGGGATCTTTATACTGGAACTGGATTCCGGCACAGGTTTCCCGCTGCCGGGTCAAGGTTATGGCAAGAAGCTGCTCGGTGGCAATCATGCCCGGATTGAAGGCCCTTATATGCTGTACAGTCCTGAAACCGATTACTACTATCTGTTCCTCTCATATGGGGGGCTGGATGCGAACGGCGGATATAATATCCGTGTTGCCCGCTCCAAGAATCCCGATGGTCCGTTCGAAGACTCCGAAGGCAAAGCGATGATCGACGCCCAAGGCACCCCCGGCAAACTATTCGATGATCCGGTATACTCTCCATACGGAGTGAAGCTGATGGGCAGCTTCGAATTCGTGAATACAGGGGAAGAACCGGAGGCAAGCGGTGCAGGTTATGTCTCTCCAGGCCATAATTCGGCTTATTACGATGCCAAGAGCGGGCAATATTATCTCATCTTCCATACCCGTTTTCCTGGCAGGGGAGAGGAGCATGAGGTGCGTGTGCATCAAATGTTCATGAACAAGCAAGGCTGGCCGGTTGTCGCACCACACCGCTATAGCGGAGAGATCATCGGGAAGTACACTGCCGGGGAGATCAGCGGCGGGTATGTATTCATCAATCACGGCAAGGACATTACAGCCGACATTGCCGAATCGGAACCGATTGAGTTAACGGTGGACGGAAAGATTACAGGCGCGGTTACAGGTACCTGGAAGCTGGCCGGGGATCATACAGCTGAGCTTACTATTGACGGAACCGTGTATAACGGAGTATTCCTGCTTGAATGGAATGAAGCCGCCGGCAGTCAGGTAATGACATTTACAGCAGTTTCGGCAGAGGGTGTCTCTCTCTGGGGAAGCCATGCGGCAGTGGTCAAGAAATAA
- a CDS encoding VanZ family protein — MFQSYLFPISYAFMSFPVAALVFTLPFLVVQYRRHGYINKIRAIVLYLLLLYLLNAFYLIMLPMPASRHNAAPTGSIIQHIPLQFIQEIRRNSNIDPGNFLSYFSIFRQRDFLLAAFNVVLTVPFGLFLGYYFRTRWVVCILLSFGLSLLFEVTQITGIYGFFDHPYRIFDVDDLITNTLGGILGYRIALWISALLPRIEQLDSKVDHSAKRVTYTRRGIAWMLDLPIWMIPFLTLQSWQLQGAYWITTAVYFILLPCCTGGRTFGKWVVRIRISSRDGCNRLWGLTVRYVLQYGVLIGANVFLTTPSLLTSLPGPWTGIPYTLVMLLDFMFLVHLIIRVFKRNPLLVYEQWSKTQNQITWPHKQQTSAENLADNSI; from the coding sequence ATGTTTCAATCCTATCTATTCCCAATCTCATATGCATTCATGTCTTTTCCGGTGGCGGCGCTGGTGTTCACGCTTCCCTTCCTTGTGGTTCAGTACAGGCGGCATGGCTATATCAACAAGATTCGCGCTATCGTCCTGTATCTGCTGCTGCTCTATTTGCTGAACGCTTTCTACCTAATTATGCTTCCGATGCCAGCTTCAAGGCACAACGCAGCGCCTACCGGCAGTATTATTCAGCATATCCCGCTGCAATTCATCCAGGAAATCAGACGGAATTCCAATATCGACCCGGGGAATTTCCTTTCCTATTTCAGTATTTTCCGTCAGCGTGATTTTCTCCTGGCTGCGTTCAACGTGGTGCTGACTGTCCCGTTCGGCTTGTTCTTGGGCTATTATTTCCGGACACGTTGGGTGGTGTGCATCCTGCTCTCCTTTGGCCTCTCCCTGCTCTTCGAGGTAACACAGATTACAGGGATCTACGGATTTTTCGATCATCCTTACCGGATCTTCGATGTTGACGATTTGATCACCAACACGCTGGGGGGAATTTTAGGTTACCGGATCGCGCTCTGGATATCCGCACTGCTGCCGCGTATCGAACAGCTTGACTCCAAGGTGGATCACTCGGCCAAAAGAGTCACGTATACACGCAGAGGCATTGCCTGGATGCTGGACCTGCCCATCTGGATGATACCGTTCCTGACGCTCCAGTCTTGGCAGCTGCAAGGGGCTTACTGGATTACGACAGCTGTATATTTTATTCTGCTGCCCTGCTGCACAGGCGGGCGGACCTTTGGCAAATGGGTTGTGCGCATCCGCATCAGCAGCCGGGACGGCTGCAACCGCTTATGGGGCCTGACCGTAAGATATGTTCTTCAGTACGGGGTTCTCATCGGAGCAAATGTCTTTCTGACTACTCCTTCTCTGCTGACCAGCCTGCCCGGTCCATGGACAGGAATACCGTACACCCTGGTAATGCTTCTGGACTTTATGTTCCTCGTTCACCTCATCATCCGTGTCTTCAAACGAAATCCGCTGCTGGTGTATGAACAGTGGAGCAAGACGCAGAACCAGATTACCTGGCCCCACAAACAACAGACATCGGCAGAGAACCTTGCGGATAATTCCATATAA
- a CDS encoding exodeoxyribonuclease III, with translation MTKLVSWNVNGLRACVSKGFMNYFKEAAADIFCVQETKLQEGQILLDLGETYEQYWNYAVKKGYSGTAVFTRIKPLSVRYGMETDSEPEGRIITLEFPNFYLVNVYTPNAKRDLTRLDYRMEWEDRFRSYLLELDKRKPVLVCGDLNVAHQEIDLKNAKANRGNSGFTDEERGKMTELLASGFIDSFRHLHPDQEGAYTWWSYMPKIRERNVGWRIDYFLASSRLAPQLEIAGMECSVMGSDHCPVVLQLEDRPQSSL, from the coding sequence ATGACCAAGCTGGTGTCCTGGAATGTGAACGGCCTGAGAGCCTGCGTTAGCAAGGGGTTTATGAATTACTTCAAAGAGGCTGCGGCAGATATTTTTTGTGTGCAGGAGACTAAGCTTCAGGAGGGGCAGATTCTTCTGGATCTGGGAGAAACGTATGAACAGTACTGGAACTATGCGGTGAAAAAAGGGTATTCGGGAACGGCTGTTTTTACTAGAATTAAGCCGCTCTCTGTAAGATACGGAATGGAAACAGATTCGGAGCCTGAAGGGCGGATCATTACCCTGGAGTTTCCCAACTTCTATCTGGTCAATGTCTATACTCCGAACGCCAAACGCGATTTGACGAGACTGGATTACAGAATGGAATGGGAGGACCGCTTCCGCAGCTATCTGCTGGAACTGGACAAACGCAAGCCCGTACTGGTCTGCGGAGATTTGAATGTGGCCCATCAGGAGATTGATCTGAAGAATGCCAAGGCTAACCGTGGAAATTCAGGCTTCACGGATGAAGAGCGGGGAAAGATGACCGAGCTTTTGGCGTCAGGCTTCATTGATTCGTTCAGACACCTGCATCCCGATCAGGAAGGGGCTTATACCTGGTGGTCTTATATGCCGAAGATCAGAGAGCGGAACGTGGGCTGGCGCATTGACTACTTTCTGGCCTCATCGCGCCTTGCACCGCAGCTTGAGATAGCGGGGATGGAATGCAGTGTAATGGGCAGCGATCATTGCCCGGTGGTGTTGCAGCTTGAGGACAGACCGCAATCTTCTCTTTAA
- a CDS encoding response regulator transcription factor: protein MSTIVVVDDDLFILQLLSEYLRKEAYEVTSFSSGANLVEYVRSEEPECLILDIMMPGIDGLSLLTELRSFTEIPIIMISARGEESDRIHGLELGCSDFLSKPFNPRELVGRVKAMLRLYRLGNGAPGDPAAPTKPDNICHAGNLEIDADYRRATVDGTEISLTSREFELLLFLASHIERPFGREQLIQHVWNYDFFGDVRVVDDLVKRIRKKLAEHGSSLLINTVWGFGYKATVSKI, encoded by the coding sequence GTGAGCACAATAGTAGTGGTAGACGATGACCTTTTCATTTTACAGCTGCTCTCTGAATATTTGCGCAAGGAAGCCTATGAGGTGACTTCTTTTTCCAGCGGGGCTAATCTGGTGGAATATGTGCGCTCCGAAGAACCGGAATGTCTGATCCTGGATATCATGATGCCTGGTATTGACGGGCTGTCTTTGCTCACGGAATTGCGGTCGTTTACCGAGATTCCCATTATTATGATCTCTGCGCGCGGCGAAGAAAGCGACCGTATTCACGGGCTGGAGCTGGGCTGCAGCGATTTTCTGAGCAAGCCGTTCAATCCGCGGGAGCTGGTGGGGAGGGTAAAGGCGATGCTGCGCTTGTATAGATTGGGCAATGGCGCCCCAGGCGACCCCGCAGCTCCGACCAAGCCGGATAATATATGCCATGCGGGAAATCTGGAGATTGATGCCGATTATCGCCGAGCTACCGTGGATGGAACGGAAATCAGCCTGACCTCGCGCGAGTTCGAGCTGCTGCTGTTTCTGGCGTCGCATATCGAGCGGCCCTTCGGCCGGGAGCAGCTTATCCAGCATGTATGGAATTACGATTTTTTTGGAGATGTCCGTGTTGTGGATGATCTTGTCAAAAGAATCCGTAAAAAGCTTGCCGAGCACGGATCTTCACTTCTAATTAATACGGTCTGGGGTTTTGGCTATAAAGCGACCGTGAGCAAAATATAG
- a CDS encoding citrate synthase/methylcitrate synthase, with protein sequence MAKVTGLEGVVAGETDIGLVDGERGYLVYRGYWAKELAVTRCYEEVAFLLWNGYLPSAEELEQLKEEMAASRKLPEYIRRIIELLPATVPMMLVLQSTVAALGEQGNAAWPPAQGEAVRLAAILPTIIAYRYRTLNGLTPLEPLPELGHAANYLYMLTGEKPTEAHVKALSAYQILCMEHGMNASTFAARVVLSTESDMYASVAGAIGAMKGPLHGGAPYEVISMLEAIGTKDRAEPWLRNALENGNKLMGFGHRIYKTKDPRAEALQIATQEMIGKDPSFDLALHVEAAAIRLLEEYKPGRRLFTNVEFYAAAILKALELSPDIFTPTFTAGRIIGWTAHIMEQAANNRIFRPQSIYTGPMPQNEF encoded by the coding sequence ATGGCAAAAGTGACCGGATTAGAAGGCGTAGTTGCAGGAGAAACCGACATCGGTTTGGTAGACGGGGAAAGGGGTTATCTGGTATACCGGGGGTACTGGGCCAAAGAGCTTGCAGTGACACGTTGCTATGAAGAAGTGGCCTTTTTGCTGTGGAACGGATACTTACCGTCAGCGGAAGAGCTGGAGCAGTTGAAGGAAGAGATGGCAGCCTCCCGTAAGCTGCCTGAGTATATCCGGCGGATCATTGAACTGCTGCCCGCTACCGTTCCGATGATGCTGGTGCTGCAAAGTACTGTAGCCGCCCTGGGAGAACAGGGGAATGCTGCTTGGCCGCCGGCACAAGGGGAGGCGGTAAGACTTGCAGCTATCCTGCCGACCATTATTGCATACAGATACCGTACACTGAACGGCTTAACACCCCTGGAACCGCTGCCGGAACTAGGCCATGCTGCCAATTACTTATACATGCTGACCGGAGAAAAACCAACGGAGGCCCATGTGAAGGCGCTCAGTGCTTATCAGATTTTGTGCATGGAGCACGGGATGAATGCTTCAACCTTCGCTGCTCGAGTGGTGCTGTCTACCGAATCGGATATGTATGCATCAGTCGCCGGAGCGATCGGAGCGATGAAAGGCCCTCTGCACGGCGGGGCGCCTTATGAGGTGATCTCCATGCTGGAGGCTATCGGAACCAAGGACCGGGCGGAACCGTGGCTGCGAAATGCTCTGGAGAACGGAAACAAGCTCATGGGCTTCGGCCACCGGATCTACAAGACCAAAGATCCGCGGGCAGAAGCGCTTCAGATCGCAACCCAGGAGATGATTGGTAAAGATCCTTCCTTTGATCTGGCACTGCATGTAGAGGCTGCCGCTATCCGACTTCTTGAAGAATATAAGCCTGGACGCCGGCTGTTCACCAATGTGGAATTTTATGCCGCTGCTATTCTGAAGGCACTTGAGCTTTCGCCTGATATTTTCACACCTACATTCACTGCCGGCAGAATCATCGGCTGGACCGCGCATATAATGGAGCAGGCCGCCAATAACCGGATTTTCCGTCCGCAATCCATCTACACGGGTCCTATGCCCCAGAATGAATTCTAG
- a CDS encoding sensor histidine kinase yields the protein MRTIRGKMLLSFILALVVTVGITVALFVRLIDDILVNQVKAQLHGQAEKAEKILQDSDISRLNNTEFKYVVKGMMLNADYLILDASNKIIDTNDDKGVGTTFRYALSGRQGIAVLHGKKILYTKERLSGRPYSIFIYAPLSSLRALYGSLMRTTLLAIGFSFFMILAIGLLTVSRVVRPLNRLKEAVGRYEPYRSQDAFFPVGDTTEIGELITTFQSMSERIQQHQRNQVEFLQNVSHELKTPLMSIHGFVYAIQDQVVPQETGLDVILTQSMRLIDMVDKLLQLSRLEAVDEHWPTSEIDLHTMAEEAALLLMPAANARGVVLKVEGESLLTVAAGEQLFQVLVNLLQNAVRHTSSQIRVQIEAGYPGADWAIHIDDDGNGLSEAEKEAVFQRFYTGPNGVTGLGLAICRQIAANMDAELTYTSSPLGGARFSFIKPAGRLSGPGG from the coding sequence ATGCGTACCATAAGAGGCAAGATGCTGCTGTCTTTTATTCTGGCGCTTGTGGTTACGGTCGGTATCACCGTAGCTCTGTTCGTGCGCCTGATTGACGATATCCTGGTGAATCAAGTCAAAGCTCAACTGCATGGTCAGGCGGAAAAGGCGGAAAAAATATTGCAGGACAGCGACATCTCCAGGCTGAACAACACGGAATTCAAGTATGTGGTCAAGGGTATGATGCTGAATGCAGACTATCTTATTCTTGATGCAAGCAATAAAATTATCGATACAAACGACGACAAAGGGGTGGGAACCACCTTCCGTTATGCCCTCTCCGGGAGGCAGGGCATAGCGGTACTGCATGGCAAGAAAATACTTTACACTAAGGAGCGCCTGTCGGGCCGGCCTTATTCTATCTTTATCTATGCTCCGCTCTCCTCGCTCAGAGCGCTCTACGGGTCTTTGATGAGAACGACGCTGCTGGCGATCGGGTTCAGCTTCTTTATGATCCTGGCAATCGGACTGCTGACCGTGTCGCGCGTGGTCCGCCCATTGAACCGTTTGAAGGAAGCGGTGGGCCGCTATGAGCCTTACCGTTCGCAGGATGCTTTCTTTCCGGTGGGAGACACCACAGAAATCGGCGAGTTGATTACAACCTTTCAGTCCATGTCCGAACGCATTCAGCAGCATCAGCGCAATCAGGTTGAGTTTCTGCAGAATGTCTCACATGAGCTGAAGACGCCGCTGATGTCGATTCACGGTTTTGTGTACGCGATTCAAGACCAGGTCGTTCCGCAAGAGACGGGACTGGATGTTATTTTGACACAGTCTATGCGTTTGATTGACATGGTGGACAAGCTGCTGCAGCTTTCCAGGCTTGAGGCGGTCGATGAACATTGGCCCACATCGGAAATTGATCTTCACACGATGGCGGAAGAAGCGGCGTTGCTACTCATGCCGGCGGCAAATGCGCGGGGGGTCGTACTGAAGGTGGAGGGGGAGAGCCTGTTGACCGTTGCCGCCGGAGAACAGTTGTTTCAGGTTCTGGTGAATTTGCTGCAAAATGCTGTTAGGCATACTTCGAGTCAAATTCGTGTGCAAATCGAAGCCGGTTACCCCGGTGCCGACTGGGCAATTCATATTGACGATGACGGCAATGGATTAAGTGAAGCGGAGAAGGAAGCGGTATTCCAGCGGTTTTACACCGGACCCAACGGGGTTACAGGCCTCGGCCTGGCGATTTGCCGGCAGATTGCCGCGAATATGGATGCTGAACTAACCTATACAAGCTCACCGCTCGGCGGCGCCCGGTTCAGCTTCATTAAGCCTGCGGGGCGGTTATCCGGTCCGGGCGGATAA
- a CDS encoding serine hydrolase domain-containing protein, translating to MENVQITRPLPRSLPEAQGISSTAISAFLRHMEEQQLGLHSFMLLRHGAVVAEGWWSPYRPELPHSIFSLSKSFTSTAIGLAVADGLLSVEDKVVSFFPEDVPAVISPHLAMMNISHLLMMGTGHTEDTASYMLDSEDGNWARAFLQLPVGKIPGTHFLYNTGATYMLSAILQKVSGLTLLQYLESRLFEPLGIRNPTWDSCPRGINIGGYGLSITTEDIAAFGQLYLQQGVWNNRQLLPRKWIAAATSRQIDNNDGSPGASSSDWTQGYGYQFWRCRSNAYRGDGAFGQFCIVMPEQDAVVAITSGSSDMQGIMNGVWNILLPAMSLKPQGGMSDSAANAELVLLLEHLSIQPVLKQQTSALEAVLNGKAYRLEDNSHKLDTLRVSFDAEKAVLTLQGKFGEQTVTLGRGEWSESWAKILDHKKNLIMSYFTWTAENKLKITMLCVETPFCLTLEVEVHDTSIAVKQQFNVSMSAEDQEALFVGHLV from the coding sequence ATGGAAAATGTGCAAATCACCAGACCATTGCCAAGAAGCCTGCCGGAAGCGCAAGGGATTTCGTCAACAGCAATTTCTGCTTTTCTGAGGCACATGGAGGAACAGCAATTGGGGCTGCACAGCTTCATGCTGCTGCGTCATGGGGCTGTCGTGGCGGAAGGCTGGTGGTCGCCTTATCGGCCGGAACTGCCGCATTCAATATTTTCACTCAGCAAAAGCTTTACCTCGACAGCTATAGGCCTGGCAGTAGCAGATGGGCTTTTGTCGGTGGAGGACAAGGTGGTTTCCTTTTTTCCCGAAGATGTGCCAGCCGTCATCAGTCCCCATCTGGCTATGATGAATATAAGCCACCTGCTGATGATGGGAACCGGCCATACCGAGGACACCGCTTCGTATATGTTGGATAGCGAGGACGGCAACTGGGCCAGAGCATTCCTGCAGCTTCCGGTCGGGAAGATCCCCGGCACCCATTTTCTCTACAACACCGGTGCCACATATATGCTGTCTGCTATTCTACAAAAAGTAAGCGGTCTCACTTTACTCCAATATCTGGAGTCCCGCTTGTTTGAGCCGCTGGGCATCCGTAATCCAACCTGGGATTCCTGTCCCCGGGGAATCAATATCGGCGGCTATGGATTAAGTATTACTACCGAGGATATTGCAGCATTCGGTCAGCTGTATTTGCAGCAAGGTGTATGGAATAACCGTCAGCTGCTGCCCCGAAAATGGATCGCCGCCGCAACCTCCAGGCAAATTGACAATAATGACGGCAGCCCGGGTGCAAGCAGCAGCGATTGGACCCAGGGATATGGTTACCAATTCTGGAGATGCCGCTCAAATGCATACCGCGGTGACGGAGCTTTTGGCCAATTCTGTATCGTCATGCCGGAACAGGATGCTGTAGTTGCCATAACAAGCGGGAGCAGTGACATGCAGGGTATTATGAACGGGGTATGGAATATTCTGCTTCCCGCCATGAGTTTGAAGCCGCAGGGGGGCATGAGTGATTCCGCTGCTAATGCCGAGCTTGTCCTGCTCCTTGAGCATTTAAGCATACAACCCGTGCTTAAGCAGCAGACTTCAGCACTTGAGGCAGTTTTGAACGGAAAAGCATACCGGCTGGAAGATAATTCGCATAAGCTGGATACCTTAAGGGTTTCATTCGACGCTGAAAAAGCAGTATTAACCTTACAAGGCAAGTTCGGTGAGCAGACAGTCACGCTTGGCCGTGGCGAGTGGTCAGAAAGCTGGGCCAAAATATTGGACCACAAAAAGAATCTGATCATGTCCTACTTCACCTGGACCGCTGAGAATAAACTTAAGATCACAATGCTGTGCGTGGAAACCCCCTTCTGTCTCACCCTTGAAGTTGAAGTTCACGACACCTCCATTGCCGTCAAACAGCAATTCAATGTGTCCATGTCGGCTGAGGATCAGGAAGCCCTATTCGTCGGCCACCTGGTATAG